Within the Methanofastidiosum sp. genome, the region CATTCAAATCTTACAGAATTATTCAAAAATAGACAAGCATCAGGATAATCCATTCTTTTAAATCCAGGTAGGACTCCAAGCTCAACTAGAACTTGAAATCCATTACAAATCCCTCCTACAGGCCAACCTTCATCTATGAACCTATGTAAGTCATTTGCCAGTCTTGCCCTTATCCTTGAGGCAAATATCGCCCCTGCCCTTACATAATCCCCTGCAGAAAATCCTCCAGGAATCATAAGGCAATTATAATCAAATAGATCTTTGAGATCTTTCAAATGAACAAGTTCAGGTGAGGCACCTAATCTCTTGAAAGCATGGTACATCTCATCTTCATTGTTTGTTCCCTCTATTCTCAAAACACAAACTTTAATCTCAGACCTGTCCATCGAATCACCCCATATGCTCCCAAATTGCATTTTTCCATTTATCTCTTAATTTTTCAACAGGCGCATCTACTATTTTAACTCCATTCTGTTTTATCATTAGATTCTTGCCCGATATTTTTCCAATTCTTATGAAAGGTACTTTATTTTTGGTGAACAGAGATTCAAATTCCTTATCGTCTTTAACTTCAACTACCCATCTGGTATTTGATTCTGAAAAGATGAATTCATCTGCCCTCATATCTTTTATAATTGGTAATTCAATTTCTGCACCATAATCACTACCAAATGCCATTTCAGCAATAGCAACAGCCAAGCCTCCCTCGCTTAAATCATGACAGCTTTTCACAATACCTTTTTGCATTGAATCAAGCAGAACCTTTGAAAAATTTATCAATTTCTCTGGATCCATTTTGGGAGCAATTCCCCCATCGATTCCTAAAATTCTGTAATACAATGAACCGCCAAATTCCCTTTTAGTATTACCAATAAGGTAAATTGAGTCCCCTTCTTTCTTGAAGTTGGAACTTACCTTCTTATCTATGTCATCGATTATCCCAATTCCGACTATAGTTGGCGTTGGAGGACAGCTTCCAACCATACTTTCATTGTAAAGGCTTACATTGCCTGATGAAAATGATACTTGAAGATCTTTTGTGGCAAAATTTAATCCCATTACGGCCTGATAAAAGTCCCCGAACCTCTCCGGTTTCTCGGGATTTCCAAAGTTCAGGCAATCTGCCAACGAGTGAGGTTTACCGCCAACTGCAACAATATTTCTATAAATTTCATCTATAGCAGAAGCCGCACCCCAGTATGGATCATATTCCATTAAGAATGGATTTACAGCTGTTGAGACTACCAATCCTTTGTTAATTTCTTCTACAGGCTTTATGATGGCAGAATCCTGTGGTGAAAAGTTAACAACATCCCCATATAGTGGCGTAAGTGAAGTTGAACCCCTAACAGTATGATCATATTGAAGGATAACCCAATCCTTTGATGCAATATTTGGATCTGAAAGCATCTTGATTAATATCTCGTTTGTATCGTTGGGTGTTTGAGTTTGGATATCTTTCTGATCCCGTTCGACTACCTTTACATCTCTTGCGTATAATGGGCCACCTGTCAAAAATTCAGAATCCATGTCAAATATCTTTTCACCTTCATAATAAACAAAGACTCTTTTTTCAGCAATAGTTTCTCCAATAATTGCTGCATTAACATCCCATTTATCAAAAATATCAAGAACCACTTTAAGATTTTCTTTTGAGACCGCAAGCATCATCCTTTCCTGAGATTCGGATACCCATATTTCCCAAGGTTTCA harbors:
- the purQ gene encoding phosphoribosylformylglycinamidine synthase subunit PurQ, whose product is MDRSEIKVCVLRIEGTNNEDEMYHAFKRLGASPELVHLKDLKDLFDYNCLMIPGGFSAGDYVRAGAIFASRIRARLANDLHRFIDEGWPVGGICNGFQVLVELGVLPGFKRMDYPDACLFLNNSVRFECRPTLLKHENKGKCVFTRNIPRGEVMLVPSAHGEGKLLFPREKEKEYFDRLFENDQVVFRYVDKDGEYAGYPWNPNGSAHNIAGICNEAGNVFGMMPHPERAYFDKNKNGISGMKLFESVLKYIEEK
- the purL gene encoding phosphoribosylformylglycinamidine synthase subunit PurL, with the protein product MSGKQNVFEINLDLPDEKLLEISRKIGIGLSLDEMKSVRNYFREQGRNPTDIEIQAIGQAWSEHCCYKSSKSLLKKYIFNIEAPQNIFVIKEDAGVVEFDKDYAYVLALESHNHPSAVEPYGGAATGIGGILRDVVCMGAQPVALIDPIFFGPLELPYDQLPKGVKHPEFIFRGVVAGIRDYGNRVGIPTVSGSVYFHPGYTGNCLVNVGCVGIIKKDDIIHSRVKELGDIFVMVGGRTGRDGIHGVNFASAELDEESETSSRSAVQVGDPITKEPLIHACLEANKKKLLNGMKDLGGGGLSCVVGEMAHAGGYGARVNLEKVLLKEKGMKPWEIWVSESQERMMLAVSKENLKVVLDIFDKWDVNAAIIGETIAEKRVFVYYEGEKIFDMDSEFLTGGPLYARDVKVVERDQKDIQTQTPNDTNEILIKMLSDPNIASKDWVILQYDHTVRGSTSLTPLYGDVVNFSPQDSAIIKPVEEINKGLVVSTAVNPFLMEYDPYWGAASAIDEIYRNIVAVGGKPHSLADCLNFGNPEKPERFGDFYQAVMGLNFATKDLQVSFSSGNVSLYNESMVGSCPPTPTIVGIGIIDDIDKKVSSNFKKEGDSIYLIGNTKREFGGSLYYRILGIDGGIAPKMDPEKLINFSKVLLDSMQKGIVKSCHDLSEGGLAVAIAEMAFGSDYGAEIELPIIKDMRADEFIFSESNTRWVVEVKDDKEFESLFTKNKVPFIRIGKISGKNLMIKQNGVKIVDAPVEKLRDKWKNAIWEHMG